From the Leptospira licerasiae serovar Varillal str. VAR 010 genome, one window contains:
- a CDS encoding AP2 domain-containing protein, with protein sequence MKIIHAINGEELFVDNEDYIYLSQFTWSVKYNPYYTTAYRTERTKEGRQLMILMQREIMGVKSKKQVVVRKGGEWFDHQKKNLLVIKKGEQNARRKKNYTSKLYKGVYYNKRTRKYIAAISKNGRKYYLGSFNTAKEAAIKYDLAAKKLSGKIARTNKDLGIIQYKSNKKDKVKLEYKVKGHQMDSPEDKKRVRVLRSKILKLRTKYTYSILGKMTGISQHEIYRFATGNRGLRSIAFEKLESAINKIT encoded by the coding sequence ATGAAAATCATCCATGCGATCAACGGAGAAGAACTCTTCGTAGACAATGAAGACTACATTTACCTTAGCCAATTTACTTGGTCTGTAAAATACAACCCCTACTACACTACAGCATATAGGACGGAACGAACGAAAGAAGGCCGCCAACTAATGATTTTAATGCAAAGAGAAATCATGGGTGTAAAAAGCAAAAAGCAAGTAGTAGTTCGTAAGGGTGGTGAGTGGTTCGACCATCAAAAGAAAAACCTGCTCGTTATAAAGAAGGGAGAACAGAACGCTCGGAGAAAGAAAAATTATACTTCAAAGCTATATAAAGGTGTTTATTATAACAAAAGGACAAGGAAGTATATCGCAGCTATTTCAAAGAATGGAAGAAAATACTATTTAGGGTCCTTTAATACGGCAAAGGAAGCGGCGATCAAGTATGACTTAGCTGCAAAAAAACTTTCTGGTAAGATTGCAAGAACGAATAAGGATCTTGGAATCATTCAATACAAATCAAACAAGAAAGATAAGGTCAAGTTAGAATATAAGGTAAAGGGCCACCAAATGGATAGCCCGGAAGACAAGAAGAGGGTAAGGGTATTAAGAAGTAAAATACTCAAACTTAGAACTAAATACACGTATTCAATATTAGGTAAAATGACAGGCATTAGTCAGCATGAAATATATAGGTTTGCTACCGGGAATCGTGGTCTTAGATCTATTGCTTTCGAAAAACTTGAATCTGCAATAAACAAAATAACGTGA